Part of the Lichenicola cladoniae genome is shown below.
GACGAACCCCCCGCACCGTAAGGTTCGGGGGGTTCGTCGTTAGTCCTAGCCACGCCCTAAGAACGGCATCGCATTTGCCATCACCGTCAGAAACGGGATGTTGGTGCCGAGCGGTAACGACGCCATCAGCACGACAGTGCGGCCGACATCCTTCACGTCCATCATCGGCTCCACCGCGATATGGCCGGCCGCCTGTTTGGCACCGGTCTGCATCCTGGCTGCCAATGCAGTTGCTGCATTGCCGATGTCGATCTGGCCGCAGGCAATATCGAAAGCGCGGCCATCCAGCGAGAGCGTCTTGGTCAGTCCCGTAACGCCATGCTTCGTGACCGTATACGGAGCCGAATCCGGGCGAGGCGCGTGCGCCGAGATCGATCCGTTATTGATGATCCTGCCGCCGCGGGGCATCTGCGCCTTCATCATCCGGAATGCACCCTGCGCGCATAGGAAGATGCCCGTCAGGTTGACGGAAACGACGCTGTTCCAGTCCTCGAGCCGCAGATCTTCGAACGGAACGCCGGGCACGTTGATCCCGGCGTTGTTGAACAGCAGGTCGAGCCGCCCGAACTCGGCCTGGATCGTCGCGAACAACCTGTCGACAGAATTCGGATCGGCGACGTCGGCCGCGCAGGCGAGCGTACGGGTCGCGTCGCCGGCCTGGCCTATCGTTTCCTGGAGGGTCTCCATCCGACGTCCGGCAAGGACCACCGACCAGCCGTCCTGCAGGAGTGCCAGCGTGACCGCCCGGCCAATGCCGCTTCCGGCTCCGGTGACCAGGGCAACCCGACTGGTCCCGGTATCGGCATTCTGAGCTGTCATTCTGGTCGTCCTTCCTAAGGCACGGATGCGCGCGTCGTACCACGCGGGATCAAGGTGAAGCCAACGTCGGTTCGTGCGATCCCACTGGGGTCATCGTGCTGAAGCAGCTCTGCGACCAGCTCGCCGGTGCGCCGGCCGAGATCGTCGAAATCCACGGCGATCGTACTCAGGGCCGGAACCATCTGCTGCCCGATCTCGAAATCACCGAAACCGAGCAGCGACATGTCGTGGGGAACATCGATGTTTCGTCGCCGGCATTCCATCAGCACACCGACCGCGGCCAGGTCGGACACCGCGAATACCGCATCCGGCGGCGCCGCCTCGTCGAGCAGCCTGGCCATGATCCGTGCACCCTCGGTAAACGAGAAGGGAATATCACCCTCCATACGGACCATATCTGCCGGAAGCTTGGCGGCAAGCAGAGCATCGGTGAAGCCATGCAGGCGCGCCTCGCCACGCAGATCCCTGCGTTCGCCATCCGACGACGCTCCGATGGCGGCAATACGCTTGTGGCCGAGCCCGGCCAGGAAGTCGCCCGCCGCACGACCGATCGCATAATTGGAAAAGCCGATGACGTGGCCGATCGGATCGTCCGGCAGTTCAGCAACCTCGACAACCGGGATACACGCCTGCGCCACTTGCCGCCGCATGGTCGCGCTGTGCGCCGATGCGGCCAGCACCAGCGCTTCCGGGCGCCTGGAAAGCACCGTGTGCACCTGTCTTTCTTCCTCGGCCACGCTGTAGCTGGTGTAGCCGATCAGCAGTTCGTATCCGGCCGTCCGCAAGGCTTCGGTCAGGCCTTCGACCATCGCTGCGAAATTGCCGTTCGACAACGTGGGCAGCACCAGTCCGACAAAGCCGCTTCGCTGCGTGGCGAGGCTACCAGCCGCACGGTCCGGCACGTATCCGAGTTCCAGAACCGCCCTTTGCACCCGCTCGCGGGTTTCCGGCAGCACATGATCCGGGCGGATGAACACGCGCGTCACCGTCATCCGCGACACGCCGGCCAGCAGCGATACATCCCGCAGGGTGGCCTTGCGTCCGGCCGGCCTGGTCAAGGATCAGCCCAGGCCGTCAGTGTTCGGAAGGGAGCTGCCACGACGGTTCAGATACAGCGCATAGACCTCGCTGCTCGCACAGATGAACAATCTGCTACGGTGCCTGCCGCCGAACACCACGTTGGAAACCGGGTTTGCCAACCGGATCTTGCCCAGCAACTCGCCTTGCGGGCTGACGCAATGCACGCCGTCGCCAGCGCTGGTCCATATATTTCCATCCTCGTCGCACCGGAACCCGTCCGATGCGCCGACCGAAGGCGCGTAGAACGGCCGCTTCTCGCCAACGCGACCGGTTCCTGCGTCGAGGACATCGAAAACACTGATCTGTCGTTCGACCGACTTGTCGTTCATGCGCCCGGTATCGGAAACATAAAGCTGTTTCTCGTCGGGCGAAAAACACAGTCCGTTCGGACAGGCGAACGCGTCGCTCACGACGTCCAGCCGGCCGCCCGCATCAAGCCTGTAGATCTGGCAGGGCACTTCTTCCACGG
Proteins encoded:
- a CDS encoding SDR family oxidoreductase, which encodes MTAQNADTGTSRVALVTGAGSGIGRAVTLALLQDGWSVVLAGRRMETLQETIGQAGDATRTLACAADVADPNSVDRLFATIQAEFGRLDLLFNNAGINVPGVPFEDLRLEDWNSVVSVNLTGIFLCAQGAFRMMKAQMPRGGRIINNGSISAHAPRPDSAPYTVTKHGVTGLTKTLSLDGRAFDIACGQIDIGNAATALAARMQTGAKQAAGHIAVEPMMDVKDVGRTVVLMASLPLGTNIPFLTVMANAMPFLGRG
- a CDS encoding LacI family DNA-binding transcriptional regulator, whose product is MTRPAGRKATLRDVSLLAGVSRMTVTRVFIRPDHVLPETRERVQRAVLELGYVPDRAAGSLATQRSGFVGLVLPTLSNGNFAAMVEGLTEALRTAGYELLIGYTSYSVAEEERQVHTVLSRRPEALVLAASAHSATMRRQVAQACIPVVEVAELPDDPIGHVIGFSNYAIGRAAGDFLAGLGHKRIAAIGASSDGERRDLRGEARLHGFTDALLAAKLPADMVRMEGDIPFSFTEGARIMARLLDEAAPPDAVFAVSDLAAVGVLMECRRRNIDVPHDMSLLGFGDFEIGQQMVPALSTIAVDFDDLGRRTGELVAELLQHDDPSGIARTDVGFTLIPRGTTRASVP
- a CDS encoding SMP-30/gluconolactonase/LRE family protein, whose protein sequence is MEIFETFDKRFSSYIHFNAGLERIAEGCRWTEGPVWFGDAGCLLFSDIPNNRILRWIEGQGVSVYRQPSQFANGGTRDLQGRLISCLHGARSVVRTEHDGRITTLVDRYDGRRLNSPNDVVVKSDGSIWFTDPHYGIAMDYEGERAVEEVPCQIYRLDAGGRLDVVSDAFACPNGLCFSPDEKQLYVSDTGRMNDKSVERQISVFDVLDAGTGRVGEKRPFYAPSVGASDGFRCDEDGNIWTSAGDGVHCVSPQGELLGKIRLANPVSNVVFGGRHRSRLFICASSEVYALYLNRRGSSLPNTDGLG